In Raphanus sativus cultivar WK10039 unplaced genomic scaffold, ASM80110v3 Scaffold0399, whole genome shotgun sequence, one genomic interval encodes:
- the LOC130502039 gene encoding uncharacterized protein LOC130502039, whose product MYEGTGDPDNYIAQYKERMLAVAIPRDAREATMCKGFGSTLTGPALQWYINLPTKSIMSFAALRDKFVEQFASSRNLEKNSDDLYEVFQHRNEPLRSYIARFNQEKVAIPECNADTAISAFKRGLLPEGDLYKELIKYKYRTM is encoded by the coding sequence atgtacgaAGGTACTGGGGATCCTGACAATTATATCGCCCAGTACAAGGAACGcatgctagcagtagcaatcccCCGGGAcgcacgggaagctaccatgtgcaagggATTTGGATCGACCTTGACTGGCCCTGCCCTCCAGTGGTACATCAATCTTCCTACCAAGTCCATCATGTCCTTTGCAGCACTTAGGGACAAGTTCGTAGAGCAATTTGCTAGTAGTCGCAACCTAGAAAAGAACTCAGACGACCTCTATGAAGTCTTCCAGCATAGGAACGAACCCCTTCGTTCCTACATAGCACGCTTCAACCAAGAGAAGGTGGCTATCCCTGAATGCAacgctgatacggctatctcagccttCAAGCGGGGCCTACTCCCGGAGGGAGACCTttacaaggagctgatcaaatacaagtaCAGGACTATGTAG